The Chryseobacterium aureum genome contains a region encoding:
- a CDS encoding M43 family zinc metalloprotease, which translates to MQKSTTSKSLFLLPLLCAGLMSAQNTGWTRQKKESVAKSPQELAKTNGFDRCGTTEYEDFLRRHFPGRLTTEQFEDWLRPLIQKAKNEKSQNGGIITIPVVVHVIHGGQAVGTAPNIVDEQVISQITVMNQDYRKLSGTPGFNTNAVGADVQIQFALAKVDPNGNPTNGIDRVNLCQTSFKKDAIDAFVKPETIWDPTQYMNMWSVQFASPNTNLLGYAQFPDGSNLPGLDPLGGYGKTDGVVANYATFGSSDLNTNGTFLLSAPYDKGRTMTHEVGHFLGLRHIWGDANCGDDYCADTPTAHTSNGGCPTNIASCDDPSVMEMVQNYMDYTNDTCMNIFTINQKDRITAVMNNSPRRASLKTSVKDIAIPLFANDAEVKLERTCSAVTCSGSLNVPVSLFNRGTSVLTSAQINYTINGVAQTPYTWTGSLAQDKSQLLSLPVTAGTMGGPMTISISTVNGGADQRASNNTITDTYVGAPMPVAQNVVFNLQLDYYGSETSWTLKNSAGTTVYSGSGYTDSPQTATSLPTLITQNWTLSTDDCYTFTINDSYGDGIALDGGYYNIKTTSGTVLLSGGSFTTSQRKVMKAQFLGTSEVDKKDNFGIYPNPVNDVLNVTKVSAKATFEIYNAVGQLVKKGTIDNNKVNVGELLRGNYIITVKDNAISENFKFIKK; encoded by the coding sequence ATGCAAAAATCTACTACTTCAAAATCTCTCTTTTTATTACCTTTATTATGTGCCGGTTTAATGAGTGCACAAAATACTGGCTGGACAAGACAGAAGAAAGAATCTGTTGCTAAATCTCCACAGGAACTTGCAAAAACCAATGGTTTCGACAGATGTGGTACAACAGAATATGAAGACTTCTTAAGAAGACATTTTCCGGGAAGACTTACTACGGAGCAGTTTGAAGATTGGTTAAGACCACTTATTCAAAAAGCTAAGAATGAAAAATCACAGAATGGGGGTATTATCACAATTCCTGTAGTTGTTCACGTTATTCACGGTGGGCAGGCAGTAGGTACGGCTCCCAATATTGTAGATGAACAGGTAATATCTCAAATTACAGTAATGAATCAGGATTACCGTAAATTGTCGGGAACCCCAGGATTTAATACAAATGCTGTAGGTGCCGATGTTCAGATTCAATTTGCATTAGCGAAAGTAGATCCCAATGGAAATCCTACCAATGGAATTGATAGAGTAAACCTATGTCAGACGTCTTTTAAGAAAGATGCTATTGATGCCTTTGTAAAACCTGAAACCATTTGGGATCCTACTCAATATATGAATATGTGGAGTGTGCAGTTTGCTTCTCCAAATACGAATTTGCTGGGATATGCTCAGTTTCCGGATGGTTCTAACCTTCCTGGATTAGATCCGCTTGGTGGATATGGTAAAACGGACGGTGTTGTTGCCAACTATGCTACATTTGGAAGTAGTGATTTGAATACCAACGGTACTTTCCTGTTATCCGCTCCTTATGATAAAGGAAGAACAATGACTCATGAAGTAGGCCACTTCCTGGGATTAAGACATATCTGGGGAGATGCCAATTGTGGTGACGACTATTGTGCAGATACGCCTACAGCTCATACTTCTAATGGCGGTTGCCCTACTAACATTGCAAGCTGTGATGATCCTTCAGTAATGGAAATGGTTCAGAACTACATGGACTATACCAATGACACCTGTATGAATATCTTTACGATTAATCAGAAAGATAGAATTACAGCGGTAATGAACAATTCTCCAAGAAGAGCTTCTTTGAAAACATCAGTGAAAGATATTGCAATTCCTTTATTTGCAAATGATGCTGAAGTTAAATTAGAAAGAACCTGTTCTGCGGTTACTTGTTCAGGATCATTGAATGTTCCGGTATCTTTATTCAACAGAGGTACATCTGTTCTTACTTCAGCACAGATCAATTATACAATTAATGGGGTTGCACAAACTCCATATACATGGACAGGCAGTCTTGCTCAGGATAAATCCCAGCTGCTTAGCCTTCCGGTTACTGCCGGTACAATGGGTGGCCCAATGACCATCAGCATCAGTACTGTAAATGGAGGTGCGGATCAGAGAGCTTCTAACAATACTATTACTGATACTTACGTAGGAGCACCAATGCCGGTAGCCCAAAATGTAGTATTCAATCTTCAGTTAGATTATTATGGATCTGAAACCAGCTGGACATTAAAGAACAGTGCAGGAACTACGGTCTATAGCGGAAGTGGTTATACAGACTCTCCTCAAACAGCAACTTCTCTTCCTACTTTAATCACTCAGAACTGGACATTAAGTACAGATGACTGCTATACTTTCACCATCAATGACTCTTATGGAGACGGTATTGCTCTGGATGGAGGATACTATAACATCAAAACTACATCAGGAACTGTTTTATTATCTGGCGGAAGCTTCACAACTTCTCAGAGAAAAGTAATGAAAGCTCAGTTTTTAGGGACAAGCGAGGTGGATAAGAAAGATAATTTCGGAATCTATCCAAATCCTGTAAATGATGTATTGAACGTTACTAAAGTTTCTGCTAAAGCTACTTTCGAAATCTATAATGCAGTAGGGCAGCTTGTGAAAAAAGGCACAATTGATAATAATAAAGTAAATGTAGGTGAGTTGTTAAGAGGTAATTATATTATTACTGTAAAAGACAATGCTATTTCAGAAAACTTTAAATTCATCAAGAAATAA
- a CDS encoding DUF6048 family protein: protein MKTRLIFTFLFSLLGIAGWAQDKKKEAEKKVHEKYEPNFMVGLDALNTGAGFFSDRKLYQGFISSKIRGNVHAIAEAGFEKNVYQKNGYDAKASGPFVKLGAFYMLAKDAENEFNGFYAGGKAAGSFYNQEYMAVPVRGFGGSNSSEAFPSSSQSSFWLEGTIGGRVQLFTSNFYIDVNLQPRYMVYTSKQDDISPMIVPGFGRSSSKFNMGFAWNIAYKF from the coding sequence ATGAAGACAAGACTAATCTTTACCTTTCTTTTTAGCTTATTGGGAATAGCAGGCTGGGCACAGGACAAGAAAAAGGAAGCTGAAAAAAAGGTTCATGAAAAATATGAGCCTAATTTTATGGTTGGTCTTGATGCATTGAATACCGGAGCTGGTTTCTTTTCAGACAGAAAATTGTATCAGGGATTTATTTCTTCAAAAATCAGAGGAAATGTTCACGCCATTGCAGAAGCTGGTTTTGAAAAGAACGTCTATCAGAAGAATGGATATGATGCTAAAGCAAGCGGTCCTTTCGTTAAGCTGGGAGCATTCTATATGCTCGCCAAAGATGCGGAAAATGAATTCAACGGATTTTATGCAGGAGGAAAAGCAGCCGGATCATTCTATAATCAGGAATATATGGCAGTACCCGTTCGTGGATTTGGGGGAAGTAATTCCTCTGAGGCCTTTCCTTCCTCATCACAATCTTCCTTTTGGCTGGAAGGAACTATTGGGGGAAGAGTACAGCTGTTCACCTCCAATTTTTATATTGATGTGAATCTTCAGCCAAGATATATGGTGTACACCTCTAAGCAGGATGATATCTCCCCAATGATTGTTCCTGGATTTGGGAGAAGTTCTTCAAAATTCAATATGGGATTTGCATGGAATATTGCCTATAAGTTTTAG
- a CDS encoding DUF6452 family protein, with protein sequence MKYFKFLIAICLLGMLFSCGGDDDICESGEGTPRMKVAFRSLQTGKEITLDSLYVAVDYGAGKVQLGKLTKIDSRLIPLRVDTSPYTDVYFRLSDKGAESKVRVNYTTKSTYVSPGCGIKKYYENLNSELVTPDPVQKVDAGQNQIENEDKTNLYLSF encoded by the coding sequence ATGAAGTACTTTAAATTTCTCATAGCCATCTGTCTGTTAGGAATGCTTTTTTCCTGTGGGGGAGATGACGATATTTGTGAAAGCGGAGAAGGAACTCCCAGAATGAAGGTAGCTTTCAGATCATTACAGACCGGAAAAGAGATTACACTGGATTCATTGTATGTAGCGGTAGATTACGGAGCAGGAAAAGTGCAGCTGGGGAAACTTACAAAAATAGATTCCAGGCTGATTCCTTTGAGGGTAGATACCTCGCCTTATACGGATGTCTATTTCAGATTGTCGGATAAAGGTGCTGAATCTAAAGTAAGGGTTAATTATACGACAAAATCAACCTATGTTTCTCCCGGATGCGGAATTAAGAAGTATTACGAAAATTTAAATTCAGAATTAGTAACTCCGGATCCTGTTCAGAAAGTGGATGCCGGACAAAATCAGATAGAAAATGAAGACAAGACTAATCTTTACCTTTCTTTTTAG
- the rlmD gene encoding 23S rRNA (uracil(1939)-C(5))-methyltransferase RlmD has product MSRKKKRDLVLENIKLFTAGAKGVAIGKTEEGKAVMVTGAIPGDIVNVRVKKAKSKYYEGEAVEVLEKSPYRVEPKCIHFGTCGGCKWQNMSYEKQLDFKQEEVYNNIKRIGGIENFETVPILGSEEQYFYRNKMEFSFSNARWLTQYEISSEENFGSKDALGFHIPGMWSKILDLKECFLQEDPSNAIRLAVKEYGVNNGLDFFDVRNQEGFLRTLMMRQNSKGEWMVLFQLYREEKENREKLFEFLLEKFPQIKTLVYAINPKQNDSIYDLNINVYFGEGYLMEEMDGLKFKIGPKSFFQTNYKQALELYRKTLEFADLKGDEVVYDLYTGTGTIAQYVARNAKQVIGIESVQEAIDAAIEHAALNGLTNTTFYCGDMKDIFNDEFMENHPKADVLITDPPRDGMHQKVVEQILKLSPEKVVYVSCNSATQARDLALMKEHYTLVKILPVDMFPQTHHVENIALLVKK; this is encoded by the coding sequence ATGAGTAGGAAGAAAAAAAGAGATTTAGTTCTTGAAAATATAAAGCTGTTCACTGCCGGAGCAAAAGGTGTGGCCATCGGAAAAACAGAAGAAGGAAAAGCGGTGATGGTAACTGGCGCAATTCCGGGAGATATAGTGAATGTGAGAGTAAAAAAAGCCAAGTCTAAATATTATGAGGGAGAAGCGGTAGAAGTGCTGGAAAAATCCCCTTACAGAGTTGAGCCTAAATGTATTCATTTCGGAACCTGCGGCGGCTGCAAATGGCAGAATATGAGCTATGAGAAGCAGCTTGATTTTAAGCAGGAAGAAGTCTATAACAATATTAAAAGAATCGGAGGGATTGAAAACTTCGAAACCGTACCAATTCTTGGATCTGAAGAGCAGTATTTTTACAGAAATAAAATGGAGTTCTCTTTCTCAAATGCGAGATGGCTCACTCAATATGAAATCAGCTCCGAAGAAAATTTCGGAAGCAAAGATGCATTAGGTTTCCATATTCCGGGAATGTGGAGCAAAATCCTTGATCTGAAAGAATGTTTCCTTCAGGAAGATCCTTCGAATGCCATCAGACTGGCTGTAAAAGAATATGGAGTGAATAATGGCCTGGACTTCTTTGATGTGAGAAACCAGGAAGGTTTTTTAAGAACCTTAATGATGAGACAAAACTCCAAAGGAGAATGGATGGTTCTTTTCCAGTTGTACAGAGAAGAAAAAGAAAACAGAGAAAAACTTTTTGAATTCTTATTAGAAAAGTTCCCGCAGATTAAAACATTGGTATATGCTATTAATCCTAAACAGAATGATTCTATTTATGATTTAAATATCAATGTGTATTTTGGAGAGGGGTATCTTATGGAAGAAATGGATGGGCTGAAGTTTAAGATTGGCCCGAAATCATTCTTCCAGACCAATTACAAGCAAGCATTGGAATTATACAGAAAAACCCTTGAATTTGCCGACCTGAAAGGAGACGAAGTAGTCTATGACCTTTATACTGGTACCGGAACCATTGCCCAGTATGTGGCGAGAAATGCAAAACAGGTTATCGGCATAGAATCCGTACAGGAAGCTATAGATGCCGCCATAGAACACGCAGCATTGAACGGTCTTACAAACACAACGTTCTATTGTGGGGATATGAAGGATATTTTCAATGATGAATTCATGGAGAACCATCCTAAAGCAGATGTTTTGATTACAGACCCGCCAAGAGACGGAATGCACCAGAAAGTAGTGGAACAGATTCTGAAGCTTTCACCGGAAAAAGTAGTATATGTAAGCTGTAACTCTGCTACACAGGCAAGAGACCTCGCATTGATGAAAGAGCATTACACGTTGGTGAAAATCCTGCCGGTAGATATGTTCCCGCAGACCCATCATGTGGAAAACATTGCATTGCTGGTTAAAAAATAA
- a CDS encoding TlpA family protein disulfide reductase codes for MKKYLLLFIITAFVMSCSKKVEVKGKITGSSSLERIEFVEASGVGTLPLINIGLDKDGNFSGSFDAPKDGMYVINYAGRQNLIYLEGGQKVNISGNGTTFPNEYIITGDAKKNNDFLTASMKFLADYGSKVNLAGLMSGDEAAFLKGMHKVEADINKNVDELAKKNNPSKGLLEWKKNDIKVTILNLLANYEMSHGPMAGNPSYKASKAFKDYETQLETDKDAMVKTIPLYRQYLLVKMTPDFQKYAEANSKGKTGITTSEMFAQYLKTKKDLSQTAKDYLLAFVMAQADIHPTTTPANIDKIKKIIDSDIKDATIKSDLLKMQVAITGLKIGDAAPEAALAKQDGKSYNLSENKGKPYMLFFYASWNPYISEATVPVLKEVVNFYKSKMNFVFVNVDDTKDQFIKTSNSLLKGIQGVNVYGEGGLNSDIAKKYGVYGFKLPCFVIIDKDGKIASRSFVNLGEQELVTILDKQTGLSAPKVAPNVQMQPQLQIDPSAAQQQAPQPANPQPAPTK; via the coding sequence ATGAAAAAATATCTTTTATTGTTTATCATCACGGCTTTTGTGATGTCTTGTTCAAAAAAAGTAGAAGTAAAAGGAAAAATTACCGGAAGCTCATCATTAGAAAGAATCGAATTTGTGGAAGCTTCAGGAGTAGGAACCCTGCCTTTGATTAATATTGGTTTAGATAAAGACGGGAATTTTTCAGGAAGCTTTGATGCCCCTAAAGACGGTATGTATGTCATCAACTACGCAGGAAGACAAAACCTGATCTATCTTGAAGGAGGTCAAAAAGTAAATATTTCAGGAAACGGAACTACTTTCCCTAATGAATATATCATTACCGGAGATGCTAAAAAGAATAACGACTTCCTAACAGCAAGTATGAAGTTTCTTGCAGACTATGGCAGCAAAGTTAACCTGGCAGGATTAATGAGCGGAGATGAAGCTGCATTTTTAAAAGGAATGCACAAAGTAGAAGCTGATATTAATAAAAATGTAGATGAATTAGCAAAGAAAAATAACCCAAGCAAAGGACTTCTTGAATGGAAGAAAAATGATATCAAAGTGACCATTCTGAACCTGCTTGCGAACTATGAAATGTCTCATGGGCCAATGGCCGGGAATCCCTCTTATAAAGCTTCTAAGGCTTTCAAAGACTATGAAACCCAGTTAGAGACAGATAAAGATGCGATGGTGAAAACAATCCCTCTTTACAGACAGTATCTTCTTGTAAAAATGACTCCGGATTTCCAGAAATATGCAGAAGCAAACAGCAAAGGAAAAACAGGAATTACAACTTCTGAGATGTTTGCCCAGTATTTAAAAACCAAAAAAGATTTATCTCAGACTGCAAAAGATTATCTGTTAGCTTTCGTAATGGCTCAGGCTGATATCCATCCTACAACCACACCCGCCAACATTGATAAAATCAAAAAAATTATTGATTCAGATATTAAAGATGCTACGATTAAAAGTGATCTTTTAAAAATGCAGGTAGCCATTACAGGTCTTAAAATAGGAGATGCAGCACCCGAAGCTGCTTTAGCAAAACAAGACGGAAAATCGTATAACCTTTCTGAAAATAAAGGAAAACCCTATATGCTTTTCTTCTACGCTTCATGGAACCCTTACATCAGTGAAGCTACAGTGCCTGTATTGAAAGAAGTGGTTAACTTCTATAAATCTAAAATGAACTTTGTATTTGTAAACGTAGACGATACAAAAGATCAGTTCATCAAAACAAGTAACTCTCTTTTAAAAGGAATTCAGGGAGTTAACGTATATGGAGAAGGAGGGCTGAACTCTGATATCGCTAAAAAATACGGAGTGTACGGATTTAAACTGCCTTGCTTTGTAATCATTGATAAAGACGGTAAAATTGCCAGCAGATCATTCGTGAATCTTGGTGAGCAGGAATTGGTAACAATTCTTGATAAGCAAACAGGTCTTTCTGCTCCCAAAGTAGCACCCAACGTACAGATGCAGCCACAGCTTCAGATAGATCCTTCTGCCGCTCAGCAGCAAGCTCCACAGCCAGCAAATCCACAGCCGGCTCCAACAAAATAA
- a CDS encoding succinate dehydrogenase/fumarate reductase iron-sulfur subunit, whose translation MSAKKGLHLTLKIWRQKNNKSKGQFETYKISDVSTDSSFLEMLDILNENLINEGKEPIAFDHDCREGICGMCSLYINGRAHGPDTGITTCQLHMRMFKDGETIVIEPWRSAAFPVIKDLMVDRSAFDRVMAAGGFISVNTSGNTLDANAIPVPKEDADKAMDAAACIGCGACVATCKNGSAMLFVGAKVSQYALLPQGRVEAKRRVLNMVKAMDEEGFGNCSNTGACEVECPKGISLENIARMNREYMAALVDQG comes from the coding sequence ATGAGTGCAAAAAAAGGCCTACATCTTACGCTGAAAATTTGGAGACAAAAAAATAATAAATCTAAAGGTCAGTTTGAGACCTACAAAATATCAGATGTATCTACAGACTCTTCATTCCTGGAGATGCTGGATATTCTGAACGAAAATTTAATTAACGAAGGCAAAGAACCTATCGCTTTCGACCACGACTGTCGTGAAGGAATCTGCGGGATGTGTTCACTTTACATCAATGGTAGAGCTCACGGACCGGATACAGGGATTACTACCTGCCAGCTTCACATGAGAATGTTCAAAGATGGAGAAACGATCGTTATTGAACCTTGGAGGAGTGCTGCTTTCCCTGTCATCAAAGATTTGATGGTAGACAGAAGTGCTTTCGACAGAGTAATGGCAGCAGGAGGATTTATTTCTGTGAATACATCAGGTAATACCCTGGATGCTAACGCTATTCCGGTTCCCAAAGAAGATGCAGACAAAGCAATGGATGCTGCTGCATGTATTGGATGCGGAGCTTGTGTGGCTACATGTAAAAACGGATCTGCAATGCTGTTTGTAGGAGCTAAGGTTTCTCAGTATGCCTTACTTCCACAAGGTAGAGTAGAAGCTAAGAGAAGAGTTCTGAACATGGTGAAGGCTATGGATGAAGAAGGATTCGGAAACTGTTCAAATACCGGAGCATGTGAAGTAGAATGTCCGAAAGGAATTTCTCTTGAAAACATTGCAAGAATGAACAGAGAATACATGGCTGCTCTTGTAGATCAAGGATAG
- a CDS encoding fumarate reductase/succinate dehydrogenase flavoprotein subunit — protein sequence MSKLDSRIPAGPLKDKWKNHKDHMNLVAPNNRDKIDIIVVGTGLAGGSAAATLAEQGYNVKAFCYQDSPRRAHSIAAQGGINAAKNYQGDGDSTYRLFYDTIKGGDYRAREANVYRLAEVSANIIDQCVSQGVPFGRDYGGQLDNRSFGGVQVKRTFYAKGQTGQQLLLGAYSAMSRQIGKGRIKMYNRHEMLDLVIVDGKARGIIARNLVTGEIERHSAHAVVIASGGYGNVYFLSTNAMGSNVSAAWKIHKKGAYFANPCYVQIHPTCIPVHGTQQSKLTLMSESLRNSGRIWVPKKIEDSVAIREGRLRPENIKEEDRDYYLERRYPAFGNLVPRDVASRAAKERCDAGYGIENNDTQEGVYLDFSTEIMKKGKEAAIEKHIHNPTDQQIYDLGKSWVEEKYGNLFVMYEKITADDPYKTPMKIYPAVHYTMGGVWVDYNLQSTIPGCFVIGEANFSDHGANRLGASALMQGLADGYFVLPYTIADYLSADIRTGTIPTNSAAFDEAEKGIKEKIDFFLNNKGTHSVDYFHKQLGNIMWNKVGMGRTPEGLREAIKEIEEVRNNFWKNVKVPGEGEGMNTELEKAFRVADFLELGQLMAIDALHRNESCGGHFREDHSTPDGEAERDDVNYKYVGAWEYQGNDINAEVLHKEELIYENIEVKTRSYK from the coding sequence ATGAGTAAATTAGATTCAAGAATTCCAGCGGGTCCTCTTAAAGACAAGTGGAAAAATCATAAAGACCATATGAACCTTGTTGCCCCAAACAACAGAGATAAGATTGATATTATTGTTGTAGGTACAGGTTTGGCAGGAGGTTCTGCAGCAGCTACATTGGCTGAGCAGGGCTATAACGTAAAAGCATTCTGCTACCAGGATTCTCCAAGAAGAGCACACTCTATTGCCGCTCAGGGAGGGATCAACGCAGCGAAGAACTATCAGGGAGACGGTGACTCTACTTACAGATTATTCTATGATACCATTAAAGGTGGTGACTATAGAGCAAGAGAGGCCAACGTTTACAGATTAGCTGAAGTTTCTGCCAATATTATTGACCAGTGTGTTTCTCAGGGAGTTCCTTTCGGTAGAGATTACGGCGGTCAGCTGGATAACCGTTCATTTGGTGGGGTTCAGGTAAAAAGAACATTCTACGCAAAAGGACAAACAGGACAGCAGTTATTGTTAGGTGCATATTCTGCAATGAGCCGCCAGATCGGTAAAGGAAGAATCAAAATGTACAACCGTCATGAAATGCTTGACCTTGTAATTGTTGACGGAAAAGCAAGAGGAATTATCGCAAGAAACCTTGTAACAGGTGAGATCGAAAGACATTCTGCCCACGCAGTTGTAATTGCATCAGGAGGATACGGAAACGTATATTTCCTTTCTACGAATGCAATGGGATCCAACGTTTCTGCTGCATGGAAAATTCACAAGAAAGGAGCTTACTTCGCAAACCCTTGCTACGTACAGATTCACCCTACTTGTATTCCTGTTCACGGAACACAGCAGTCTAAACTGACTCTGATGTCTGAATCATTAAGAAACTCAGGAAGAATCTGGGTTCCTAAAAAGATTGAAGATTCAGTAGCGATCAGAGAAGGCAGATTAAGACCTGAAAATATTAAAGAAGAAGACAGAGATTATTATTTAGAAAGAAGATATCCTGCATTTGGTAACCTTGTACCTAGAGACGTTGCTTCAAGAGCAGCTAAGGAAAGATGTGACGCCGGATACGGAATCGAAAATAATGATACTCAGGAAGGGGTTTACCTTGATTTCTCTACAGAGATCATGAAAAAAGGTAAAGAAGCCGCTATTGAAAAACATATTCATAATCCAACAGATCAGCAGATCTATGATTTAGGTAAGAGCTGGGTTGAGGAGAAATACGGTAACTTATTCGTAATGTACGAAAAAATTACAGCTGACGATCCTTACAAAACGCCAATGAAGATCTATCCTGCCGTTCACTATACCATGGGAGGAGTATGGGTTGATTATAATCTTCAGTCTACCATTCCTGGATGTTTCGTAATTGGAGAGGCCAACTTCTCTGATCACGGAGCTAACAGACTTGGTGCTTCTGCATTGATGCAGGGGCTTGCTGACGGATATTTCGTACTTCCTTACACCATTGCAGATTATCTTTCTGCAGATATCAGAACAGGAACGATTCCTACCAATTCCGCAGCGTTTGACGAAGCTGAAAAAGGAATTAAAGAGAAAATTGATTTCTTCTTAAATAATAAAGGAACTCATTCTGTAGATTACTTCCACAAACAGTTAGGAAATATTATGTGGAATAAAGTAGGTATGGGAAGAACTCCTGAAGGGTTAAGAGAAGCGATCAAAGAAATTGAAGAAGTAAGAAACAATTTCTGGAAAAACGTAAAAGTACCGGGAGAAGGAGAAGGAATGAACACTGAGCTTGAAAAAGCATTCAGAGTAGCAGACTTCCTTGAACTGGGACAATTAATGGCTATCGATGCACTACACAGAAACGAATCTTGTGGTGGACATTTCCGTGAAGACCACTCCACTCCGGATGGGGAAGCGGAAAGAGATGACGTAAACTACAAATACGTCGGAGCTTGGGAATATCAGGGTAACGATATCAACGCAGAAGTGTTGCATAAAGAAGAGCTGATATACGAGAACATCGAGGTTAAAACTAGAAGTTACAAATAA
- a CDS encoding succinate dehydrogenase cytochrome b subunit, producing MAGLTSSTIGRKYAMALSALFLLIFLILHLTTNLLSVLNKDAFNTASDFMGYNPFVQFLMQPVLGFAVIFHFVMGFVLEIKNNKARPVKYAANNASVNSSWMSRNMIISGAVILAFLALHLYDFWLHEMNYKYVEGLTPDAERFWPELHEKFADLWRVALYVISFVLLGLHLAHGFQSSFQSIGARHPKYTPVIKAFGKWYSILIPAGFIIVAVFHFITQ from the coding sequence ATGGCAGGTTTAACGAGTTCTACGATAGGTAGAAAATATGCTATGGCATTATCAGCTCTATTTTTGCTGATTTTTCTTATACTGCATTTGACGACCAATTTGTTATCAGTTCTGAACAAGGATGCATTCAATACAGCATCTGACTTTATGGGCTATAATCCTTTTGTGCAGTTCTTAATGCAGCCTGTTCTTGGTTTTGCAGTCATTTTCCATTTTGTAATGGGATTTGTGCTTGAGATCAAGAATAATAAAGCGCGTCCGGTAAAGTATGCAGCAAACAACGCATCAGTGAATTCTTCATGGATGTCCAGAAATATGATTATTTCCGGAGCTGTTATCTTAGCTTTCCTTGCGCTTCACTTATATGATTTCTGGCTGCATGAAATGAATTACAAGTATGTAGAAGGATTGACTCCTGATGCAGAACGTTTCTGGCCGGAACTTCATGAAAAGTTTGCTGATCTTTGGAGAGTGGCTTTGTATGTGATTTCTTTTGTTCTGTTAGGATTACACTTAGCACACGGGTTCCAGTCTTCATTCCAGTCTATCGGTGCAAGACATCCAAAATATACGCCGGTGATCAAAGCTTTCGGGAAATGGTATTCAATCCTTATTCCTGCAGGATTCATCATTGTAGCAGTTTTCCATTTTATAACTCAATAA